The following proteins are encoded in a genomic region of Nerophis lumbriciformis linkage group LG23, RoL_Nlum_v2.1, whole genome shotgun sequence:
- the nab2 gene encoding NGFI-A-binding protein 2 isoform X1 → MSLPRTLGELQLYRVLQRANLLAYYDTFIQQGGDDVQQLCEAAEDEFLEIMALVGMATKPLHVRRLQKALRDWAANPTVFSQPASGVPSVGGIPLFKVDGTGPSGPRRSVSNGQPGSPCEREDRACLTPMHNGSPRSPCSQASPQPPDAHYREKLSPMEPHWLGPEPNGNCASSGMEEEPPSPPHQPVRAPVAPGSPSSSSNALSAWPAGQLDAETAQSVADSVERLLRTLPRSDPAEMKSLLRINKKMAKTVGHIFEMSSRDMKKEEEIRKYSLIYGRFDSKRREGKHLTQHELIINEAAAQFCMRDNALLLRRVELFSLARQVARKCAYTSTVKHARPNMEDNSLLPQKRARLEVTENTSSLLATEGVEVLNDDSLSAGSPDSVSHDVASQCNQSPSPCPPADSTNPATWSRHLMQQTLMDEGLRLARLVSHDRAGKIKLGSEGAHSTESAVHNCTHNKETKQKNKEDTAMATPTTSKMKKYACKFQASAAIGPG, encoded by the exons ATGTCTCTTCCGCGCACACTCGGGGAGCTGCAGCTCTACCGGGTCCTGCAGAGGGCCAACCTGCTGGCCTACTACGACACCTTCATCCAGCAGGGCGGCGACGACGTGCAGCAGCTCTGCGAAGCGGCCGAAGATGAGTTCCTGGAGATCATGGCCCTGGTGGGCATGGCCACCAAGCCGCTGCACGTACGCAGGCTCCAAAAGGCCCTCCGAGACTGGGCCGCCAACCCCACGGTTTTCAGCCAGCCCGCGTCCGGCGTGCCCTCCGTCGGGGGCATTCCGCTGTTTAAAGTCGACGGCACAGGTCCGAGTGGGCCCAGGAGATCTGTGAGCAACGGGCAGCCGGGGTCACCGTGTGAACGCGAGGATAGGGCGTGTCTTACCCCCATGCACAACGGGAGTCCTCGGAGCCCCTGTTCCCAGGCATCCCCCCAGCCCCCGGACGCACACTACCGCGAAAAACTGTCCCCCATGGAACCACACTGGCTCGGCCCAGAACCCAATGGCAATTGCGCCTCGTCAGGAATGGAGGAGGAGCCGCCCAGCCCCCCTCACCAACCTGTACGTGCCCCCGTTGCCCCAGGGTCTCCGAGTTCCTCCTCCAACGCTCTGTCGGCCTGGCCCGCGGGACAACTGGACGCCGAGACGGCTCAGTCCGTGGCAGACAGCGTGGAGAGACTCCTCAGGACTCTGCCTCGCTCCGACCCGGCAGAGATGAAGAGTCTGCTGAGGATAAACAAGAAGATGGCCAAGACCGTGGGCCACATCTTTGAAATGAGCTCCCGGGACATGAAGAAGGAAGAGGAGATCCGCAAGTACAGTCTCATCTACGGACGCTTCGACTCCAAGCGCAGAGAAGGCAAGCACCTCACGCAGCACGAG CTGATCATCAACGAGGCCGCGGCCCAGTTCTGTATGCGGGACAACGCCCTCCTGCTGAGACGGGTGGAGCTCTTCTCACTGGCTCGGCAGGTGGCCAGGAAATGCGCCTACACGTCCACTGTGAAGCACGCGCG GCCAAACATGGAGGACAACAGTCTACTGCCTCAGAAGAGAGCGAGACTTGAG GTGACCGAGAACACGTCGTCACTCCTGGCAACGGAGGGCGTTGAGGTGTTGAATGACGACAGCTTGTCGGCAGGAAGTCCAGACAGCGTGTCACATG ACGTGGCGTCACAATGCAACCAGTCGCCCTCGCCCTGCCCTCCCGCCGACAGCACCAACCCCGCCACCTGGAGTCGCCATCTTATGCAGCAAACGCTCATGGACGAAGGTCTGCGATTGGCTCGCCTGGTGTCACATGACCGGGCCGGCAAGATCAAATTAGGGTCGGAAGGAGCTCACTCCACAG agagtgcagtgcacaactgcacacacaacaaggagacaaagcagaagaacaaagaagatacagccatggcgacgccgacgacgagtaagatgaagaaatacgcttgtaagttccaagcctcagctgcgattggacctggatag
- the nab2 gene encoding NGFI-A-binding protein 2 isoform X2, which yields MSLPRTLGELQLYRVLQRANLLAYYDTFIQQGGDDVQQLCEAAEDEFLEIMALVGMATKPLHVRRLQKALRDWAANPTVFSQPASGVPSVGGIPLFKVDGTGPSGPRRSVSNGQPGSPCEREDRACLTPMHNGSPRSPCSQASPQPPDAHYREKLSPMEPHWLGPEPNGNCASSGMEEEPPSPPHQPVRAPVAPGSPSSSSNALSAWPAGQLDAETAQSVADSVERLLRTLPRSDPAEMKSLLRINKKMAKTVGHIFEMSSRDMKKEEEIRKYSLIYGRFDSKRREGKHLTQHELIINEAAAQFCMRDNALLLRRVELFSLARQVARKCAYTSTVKHARPNMEDNSLLPQKRARLEVTENTSSLLATEGVEVLNDDSLSAGSPDSVSHDVASQCNQSPSPCPPADSTNPATWSRHLMQQTLMDEGLRLARLVSHDRAGKIKLGSEGAHSTEHDMKSQRRSSITLCRSSSPNVTKDNSNPRGK from the exons ATGTCTCTTCCGCGCACACTCGGGGAGCTGCAGCTCTACCGGGTCCTGCAGAGGGCCAACCTGCTGGCCTACTACGACACCTTCATCCAGCAGGGCGGCGACGACGTGCAGCAGCTCTGCGAAGCGGCCGAAGATGAGTTCCTGGAGATCATGGCCCTGGTGGGCATGGCCACCAAGCCGCTGCACGTACGCAGGCTCCAAAAGGCCCTCCGAGACTGGGCCGCCAACCCCACGGTTTTCAGCCAGCCCGCGTCCGGCGTGCCCTCCGTCGGGGGCATTCCGCTGTTTAAAGTCGACGGCACAGGTCCGAGTGGGCCCAGGAGATCTGTGAGCAACGGGCAGCCGGGGTCACCGTGTGAACGCGAGGATAGGGCGTGTCTTACCCCCATGCACAACGGGAGTCCTCGGAGCCCCTGTTCCCAGGCATCCCCCCAGCCCCCGGACGCACACTACCGCGAAAAACTGTCCCCCATGGAACCACACTGGCTCGGCCCAGAACCCAATGGCAATTGCGCCTCGTCAGGAATGGAGGAGGAGCCGCCCAGCCCCCCTCACCAACCTGTACGTGCCCCCGTTGCCCCAGGGTCTCCGAGTTCCTCCTCCAACGCTCTGTCGGCCTGGCCCGCGGGACAACTGGACGCCGAGACGGCTCAGTCCGTGGCAGACAGCGTGGAGAGACTCCTCAGGACTCTGCCTCGCTCCGACCCGGCAGAGATGAAGAGTCTGCTGAGGATAAACAAGAAGATGGCCAAGACCGTGGGCCACATCTTTGAAATGAGCTCCCGGGACATGAAGAAGGAAGAGGAGATCCGCAAGTACAGTCTCATCTACGGACGCTTCGACTCCAAGCGCAGAGAAGGCAAGCACCTCACGCAGCACGAG CTGATCATCAACGAGGCCGCGGCCCAGTTCTGTATGCGGGACAACGCCCTCCTGCTGAGACGGGTGGAGCTCTTCTCACTGGCTCGGCAGGTGGCCAGGAAATGCGCCTACACGTCCACTGTGAAGCACGCGCG GCCAAACATGGAGGACAACAGTCTACTGCCTCAGAAGAGAGCGAGACTTGAG GTGACCGAGAACACGTCGTCACTCCTGGCAACGGAGGGCGTTGAGGTGTTGAATGACGACAGCTTGTCGGCAGGAAGTCCAGACAGCGTGTCACATG ACGTGGCGTCACAATGCAACCAGTCGCCCTCGCCCTGCCCTCCCGCCGACAGCACCAACCCCGCCACCTGGAGTCGCCATCTTATGCAGCAAACGCTCATGGACGAAGGTCTGCGATTGGCTCGCCTGGTGTCACATGACCGGGCCGGCAAGATCAAATTAGGGTCGGAAGGAGCTCACTCCACAG AGCATGACATGAAAAGTCAGCGGCGCAGTTCCATCACATTGTGCCGGAGCAGCAGCCCAAACGTCACGAAAGACAATTCCAACCCCAGAGGAAAGTAA